A genomic stretch from Candidatus Flexicrinis proximus includes:
- a CDS encoding UDP-N-acetylmuramoyl-L-alanyl-D-glutamate--2,6-diaminopimelate ligase gives MAKTLFELLESLPDDDVLAVSGGDAMLQNPVVESTEDLKPGGVFVARKGRSVDGHTYIPKAIVMGAGAIIGEQPIEGLSVPYVQVTDSQAVIGKLAAAYHDYPSRQLVLVGVTGTDGKTTTSTLIHSILKRATGGTTGYISTIAADIGGAELDTGLHVTTPGAPQVQSILAQMVENGMTHCVLEMTSHGLAQGRLIGVDIDAAVVTNITHEHLDYHGSWDAYRDAKATMFSMLKTSAYKSGVRVHQRVEARAAEQTIPKIAVINTDDSGARTLLDIPTDVRVTYGVDNSSDCRAENVQLGPDGATFTVGAAEFHIPLVGAFNVYNALAAIAVTRALGVNYQTIQDGLSAVTAVSGRMQEIDEGQNFKAIVDFAHTPNALKVALEAARTMIAPGKRLIVVYGCAGLRDVQKRRMMAETSARMADVSVLTAEDPRTESLDAILEMMAEGCRSQGGIEGETFIRVPDRGEALYRACQLAEPGDMVIACGKGHEQSMCFGTIEYHWDDRDALRAALRGEPLKTLPTAR, from the coding sequence ATGGCAAAGACTCTTTTCGAACTGCTGGAATCGCTGCCGGACGACGATGTGTTGGCGGTCAGCGGTGGGGATGCGATGCTACAAAATCCGGTCGTCGAGTCGACCGAAGACCTGAAGCCGGGCGGCGTGTTTGTGGCGCGAAAGGGCCGCAGCGTCGACGGTCATACGTATATCCCTAAAGCCATCGTCATGGGTGCTGGCGCGATTATCGGAGAACAGCCGATTGAGGGGCTGAGCGTTCCCTATGTTCAGGTCACCGACTCGCAGGCCGTCATCGGCAAGCTAGCTGCCGCATACCATGACTACCCTTCGCGCCAACTGGTGTTGGTCGGCGTAACGGGTACAGACGGCAAGACGACTACCAGCACGCTCATCCACAGCATTCTGAAGCGGGCAACAGGCGGCACAACCGGCTATATCAGCACAATCGCGGCGGACATCGGCGGCGCCGAACTCGATACTGGCTTACACGTCACCACCCCTGGCGCTCCTCAGGTCCAGTCGATTCTGGCGCAAATGGTGGAGAACGGGATGACCCACTGCGTGCTGGAAATGACCTCGCACGGGCTGGCGCAGGGACGCCTGATCGGCGTGGACATCGACGCGGCAGTCGTCACCAATATCACGCATGAGCATCTCGACTATCACGGAAGCTGGGACGCATACCGCGATGCAAAAGCGACCATGTTCAGCATGCTCAAGACGTCGGCGTATAAGTCTGGCGTGAGGGTACACCAGCGGGTTGAAGCGCGTGCGGCAGAGCAGACGATCCCTAAAATCGCAGTCATCAATACCGACGACAGCGGCGCGCGCACGCTGCTGGACATTCCAACCGACGTGAGGGTCACCTACGGCGTCGATAACAGTTCAGACTGCCGCGCCGAAAACGTCCAGCTCGGGCCCGATGGGGCAACATTTACCGTCGGGGCAGCAGAGTTCCATATTCCGCTGGTCGGCGCATTTAACGTCTACAATGCGCTGGCGGCCATCGCGGTCACACGCGCGCTCGGCGTGAATTATCAGACCATTCAGGATGGCCTATCGGCGGTGACGGCCGTGTCCGGGCGTATGCAAGAGATCGACGAAGGCCAGAACTTCAAGGCCATCGTTGACTTCGCCCATACGCCGAATGCCCTCAAGGTCGCGCTGGAAGCGGCCCGCACTATGATTGCGCCGGGCAAACGGCTGATCGTCGTTTACGGCTGTGCAGGCCTGCGGGATGTGCAGAAGCGCCGGATGATGGCCGAGACGTCGGCCCGAATGGCCGATGTGAGCGTTCTGACCGCCGAGGACCCCCGCACAGAATCGCTCGATGCAATCCTTGAGATGATGGCGGAAGGCTGTCGTTCACAGGGGGGGATAGAGGGCGAAACCTTCATACGGGTCCCCGACCGCGGCGAAGCGCTGTACCGCGCCTGCCAGCTGGCCGAGCCAGGCGATATGGTGATCGCCTGCGGCAAGGGCCACGAGCAGAGCATGTGTTTTGGAACTATCGAGTATCACTGGGACGATCGGGACGCGCTGCGCGCCGCGCTGCGCGGGGAACCGTTAAAGACGCTGCCGACTGCCCGCTAA
- a CDS encoding SRPBCC domain-containing protein, with translation MSEIRLEASFSAKPEHVYAAFTNEVMLNNWMGNSSHTEVRVNGYYTFYWQVGHFVSGLYSAVDPGKRLVCSWYGKGDQGETEVEVLFNTEETGMRLIVIHRGFGTGREWLNSQAAYQRQWEQAFADLTYYLQSGLDRRIMMRPMLGVLPGELDASRKQSHGLQHVDSGVFLTSIVPGGGADRSGLKANDVLVEMEGDATKDYFDMDRIIRRHQAGDTIPVIVWRGKEKLSFSLTFGQRPVPVIPQTHGELIEMVQKRVEDVKGELDEILAGLPEEIYTFKPAADEWSLNEQLAHLIVAERANSYYDWMVINGESVYPYGSNDSVHLAFGASGYNSGAEMLEGLKRVLDENVAVAAGFPESVTQNQALLLTIGNILTFTADHVRTHYQQMRDTIESARASQPA, from the coding sequence ATGTCCGAAATCAGACTGGAAGCCAGTTTCAGCGCAAAACCGGAACACGTCTATGCGGCGTTCACCAACGAGGTGATGCTCAATAACTGGATGGGAAACTCGTCACACACGGAAGTACGCGTAAACGGCTACTACACGTTCTACTGGCAAGTCGGCCACTTTGTATCCGGGCTGTATTCCGCGGTTGATCCGGGCAAACGGCTCGTCTGCAGCTGGTACGGCAAAGGAGATCAGGGCGAGACGGAGGTCGAAGTCCTCTTCAATACGGAAGAAACAGGGATGCGCCTGATTGTCATTCACAGGGGTTTCGGCACCGGTCGCGAATGGCTCAATTCTCAGGCCGCTTATCAGCGCCAATGGGAACAGGCCTTCGCCGATCTGACCTATTACCTGCAATCCGGGCTGGACCGCCGAATTATGATGCGTCCGATGCTGGGCGTACTGCCAGGTGAATTAGACGCAAGCCGCAAACAGAGCCACGGGCTGCAGCATGTGGACAGCGGCGTATTCCTGACCAGTATTGTTCCCGGCGGTGGTGCAGACCGATCCGGACTCAAAGCCAACGATGTGCTGGTCGAGATGGAAGGCGACGCCACCAAGGATTATTTCGACATGGATCGCATAATCCGTCGACATCAGGCCGGAGACACGATCCCGGTGATCGTATGGCGCGGCAAAGAAAAGCTGTCGTTCTCGCTCACGTTCGGGCAGCGACCAGTTCCAGTGATCCCGCAGACGCACGGCGAGTTGATTGAGATGGTGCAAAAACGGGTCGAAGACGTGAAGGGCGAACTAGATGAAATCCTGGCGGGGTTGCCTGAGGAGATTTACACGTTCAAGCCTGCAGCAGACGAATGGAGCCTGAATGAACAGCTCGCACACCTGATCGTCGCTGAGCGCGCGAACTCGTACTACGATTGGATGGTCATCAACGGTGAGAGCGTCTATCCGTACGGCTCTAACGATTCGGTGCACCTCGCGTTCGGTGCGTCCGGGTATAACTCCGGCGCGGAGATGCTTGAAGGCCTGAAGCGCGTGCTTGATGAGAACGTGGCCGTCGCAGCCGGTTTCCCTGAGTCCGTCACCCAAAACCAGGCGCTGCTGCTGACGATCGGCAACATCCTGACTTTTACAGCCGATCACGTTCGAACCCATTATCAGCAAATGAGGGACACCATCGAAAGCGCACGGGCATCCCAGCCGGCCTAA
- a CDS encoding SRPBCC domain-containing protein, with product MNSIRVETVIVAAPRAVYTCWTYANMISHWLCNRAMINARGGSAYTLIWNDGHWVSGTITNADPDKKLSFSWMEANSPGKTDIEITVTPEANGTRLILEQQGFGNSGAWESYRDRSTERWVEMLENLKILLETANDARHLRQPTLGLSLETLSAERRANIGLQVSYGVSLTGVQTDGPAERAGMQPGDTLLTLNGVEISDFPDIHRANTGKKAGETVQAVLYRGGTTRTVDLTYGAHTPSAYPETRSALETVVSERVAAAERELDEIFAGVPEHLLAAKPAPNEWSANEVLAHLIWTERWTQQALWLMHTAGIDPVWGFNNEFEIAGIIAVQAESKALLAELKRVLNEQLLMIDKISDEVVSVKPLFALMSGWLSFIGDHLREHYDQIREAIAHSRETLPA from the coding sequence ATGAACTCGATTCGAGTAGAAACCGTTATCGTCGCAGCGCCCCGTGCCGTGTATACGTGCTGGACCTATGCCAACATGATCTCCCACTGGCTGTGTAACCGCGCCATGATCAACGCGCGTGGAGGCAGCGCGTACACGCTGATCTGGAACGACGGACATTGGGTTTCAGGTACAATTACAAACGCCGACCCAGATAAAAAACTCTCGTTCTCCTGGATGGAGGCAAATTCGCCGGGCAAGACCGATATTGAAATTACCGTGACACCTGAGGCGAACGGGACGCGCCTGATCCTGGAGCAACAGGGGTTTGGAAACAGCGGGGCCTGGGAGAGCTACCGAGATAGATCGACCGAACGATGGGTCGAGATGCTCGAGAACCTGAAGATACTGCTGGAGACAGCCAACGATGCAAGGCACTTGCGCCAACCAACGCTGGGGCTCAGCCTGGAAACGTTGAGCGCTGAGCGCCGGGCCAACATCGGCCTGCAAGTAAGCTACGGGGTGAGTCTGACCGGAGTACAGACTGACGGGCCAGCCGAACGAGCGGGGATGCAACCAGGCGATACTCTGCTTACTCTGAACGGCGTGGAAATCAGCGACTTTCCGGATATTCACCGCGCAAATACCGGCAAGAAGGCGGGCGAGACGGTTCAGGCAGTCCTTTACCGGGGCGGGACAACCCGGACCGTCGACTTGACTTACGGGGCTCACACGCCCAGCGCCTACCCCGAAACACGCAGCGCCCTCGAAACAGTCGTGTCCGAGCGGGTCGCAGCGGCCGAACGGGAGCTGGACGAGATATTCGCCGGCGTCCCGGAACATCTGCTGGCCGCGAAGCCTGCGCCGAACGAATGGAGCGCTAACGAGGTTCTCGCGCACCTTATTTGGACGGAACGCTGGACCCAGCAGGCCTTGTGGCTCATGCATACGGCCGGGATCGATCCGGTGTGGGGGTTCAATAACGAATTCGAAATTGCCGGAATTATCGCCGTCCAGGCGGAGAGCAAAGCGCTTCTAGCCGAACTGAAGCGCGTTCTCAACGAGCAGCTCCTCATGATCGACAAGATCAGCGACGAGGTTGTATCCGTCAAACCGCTGTTCGCGCTCATGTCCGGCTGGTTAAGTTTTATCGGAGACCATCTGCGCGAGCATTACGACCAGATACGCGAAGCAATCGCGCATTCGCGGGAAACCCTGCCTGCCTAG
- a CDS encoding SRPBCC domain-containing protein, with the protein MSEIRLESDVSAAPKDVFSCWTTNALIRSWLCENAILNTQEGGAFALTGVKGVWAAGTYNSVEVDRRLVFSWQDGGAPGATQIEVSFEDHPGGTHLTFCHSGFGSGDRWDAYRAERETQWKDLLENLSVTAETGADARFLRRPLIGLSLFPINDGYAAAAQLPFDKAMHVTVIFEGTPAEKAGLLPGDYLVAIDGESMSSFGDYLGFLGRHKAGDSVTVSYYRDGQMHTTDLTFDARKAEIYPETREALYEKVNERVTRIEADLEALIAGVPDEALTQVPAPGEWSANETLAHMVWAERWYQQVLWLLISYGEAIPWGVNNRFQLDGILATHTTGAALMAELRRTLREQVEMIRSIPDDTLAVKPLFHQIAGVLSYTGEHCRRHYTQITSAVEHRRAVRAD; encoded by the coding sequence ATGAGCGAAATACGACTTGAAAGCGATGTTTCGGCTGCGCCGAAGGATGTTTTTTCGTGCTGGACCACAAATGCTTTGATCAGGAGCTGGTTGTGCGAAAACGCGATACTGAACACGCAGGAAGGCGGCGCTTTTGCGCTGACCGGCGTGAAGGGAGTGTGGGCTGCGGGCACCTACAATTCGGTTGAAGTGGACAGGCGCCTCGTGTTTAGCTGGCAGGATGGCGGCGCGCCTGGTGCAACGCAGATTGAGGTCTCGTTCGAGGATCACCCCGGCGGTACCCACCTGACCTTCTGCCACAGCGGATTCGGGAGCGGAGACCGTTGGGACGCGTACCGCGCGGAGCGAGAAACCCAGTGGAAGGACCTGCTCGAAAATCTGAGTGTCACGGCAGAGACAGGCGCCGATGCCCGGTTCCTGCGGCGGCCGCTGATCGGCCTAAGTCTGTTTCCGATCAATGACGGGTACGCCGCAGCAGCCCAACTGCCGTTCGACAAAGCCATGCATGTGACGGTGATCTTCGAAGGGACTCCCGCAGAGAAAGCGGGGCTTCTGCCAGGCGATTATCTGGTTGCGATAGATGGTGAATCCATGAGCAGCTTCGGAGACTATCTCGGCTTCCTGGGCCGGCACAAAGCGGGAGACAGCGTCACGGTTTCATACTACCGCGACGGCCAGATGCATACGACCGATCTCACCTTTGACGCGCGAAAAGCCGAAATCTATCCAGAGACTCGCGAAGCGCTCTACGAAAAAGTCAATGAGCGAGTGACCCGGATCGAAGCCGACCTGGAGGCGCTGATTGCCGGGGTACCCGACGAAGCCTTAACGCAGGTACCCGCGCCTGGGGAGTGGAGCGCCAATGAAACGCTGGCGCACATGGTTTGGGCGGAACGCTGGTACCAACAAGTCCTGTGGCTGCTGATCAGCTATGGAGAAGCCATTCCATGGGGCGTCAACAACCGCTTCCAACTCGACGGCATCCTGGCTACCCATACGACCGGCGCGGCGCTAATGGCCGAACTGCGCCGCACGCTGCGGGAGCAAGTCGAAATGATCCGGTCGATCCCCGATGATACACTCGCTGTAAAACCGCTATTTCATCAGATTGCCGGCGTACTCAGCTACACGGGAGAACACTGTCGACGCCACTATACTCAGATTACCTCGGCGGTTGAGCACAGACGCGCGGTTCGCGCTGACTAG